In Asticcacaulis sp. SL142, the sequence TAATGTTAGCAATACGGTCACCAGGAATATTAAGCTCCGTTATCAATTCCTGACGGGCAGATTCTGAAATCGCCAGAAAAAGATCAGCTCGTTTTAAATCCTCAATCTTGCGGTTATAAAAGGCTTCGTAGTTCGGGTTAGGCGTTAGATATATCTCCTTTTGCATATAAGGAATTAAATCATAAAAAGTAACCGCGGTCGGACAGCGACCTGGCAACCGGCCGATAGAATGCACAGCGTCATCACCAAAACCTTCAAACAGGCTCGATATGTGTACAAAGTCGGGCTCCAAATTCATAAGAAATGCCTCACGAGACAGTTCAGCAACATCTGAACGCCACGCACTACCCGGCATTAAAGGCGAAGTTGGGCCAACAGCATCCCAGACCTTGATATTCTCCTGCGGTAATAGCCCTTCAAAGGCCGCACGTATGGGCGCTATCGTCTGCGTAAACATCCCATTTAACGCGATAATAACGTTATGATCAGCCCGATTTTTGATTAATGCTTTAGCGAGTGATAGGCTATAACGGCCAATTCCCCGATTTCGGCTTTCTCCTTGTACGCCCTGCAAATCCAGTACAATTTTCATGCCGTCCTCATTTAGTTTGAATGCTAATGCTTTTTAGTCAAAAGTTCGAAGAAAAGAAGATCCTCGTTTTCTTTTTCCTGTAAATGAGGGTTAATCCCTATGATTTCCATACCATCAATGTGCTTATTCGTCTCAAGATTGGTATATTTAAGGTCTTTATGTTTGTAATTTGAATAAAACTCTTTATTAAAGCGCTCGCTTTTAGAGTATTGTTTAGATGTTAGTATTTGAATAATTTCATTGCGAAATCGGCCTTGTTGGTTTTCGACACGACGAAGTTGCCTCTCAATAGCGGATACTCCAATCACCGCATGTAAAAAGCCCCTCAAATGGCTTGCAATACGTCGCCAAAGCGGTCTTCCTGTAATCAAACCCGGCAGCTCGACACCAGCCTTACGCCCTTCAACAGAGGTTCTCATCTCAAAGACTATGTGGCGTTTGTCATACCCTGCGCGCACCCTATTCAGGTAATAATTAAACCCGGCAGTATCCGGCGCCCTTAGCAGTAAATTATAATACGCTGACGAAATAAAGTTCTGATCATAAAGATCAATAAGTTCATCAAGGTTTTTGCAAATTTTTGAATTGTCTTCATCTTTATTATGCTCTAGAATAGCGCCTCCTTGATCTTCATAGCAATTTAACGTTTCAATAATAAGTTTATGATCAGAAATAACGCTCTTATTCTCCTCAACAAGAGCTTTGCACTGATTTAACATTTCCGCAACTTGACCGACTTGCAGAGAAATTATATCTTTTAATTCATTGTATTTGTTTTGCCAAACATCACGCTCGGCAAAGCTTTCTACAGCTTTTTTCTCCTTGTAATATATATCATTTCGCAAAGCCTCAATAAGTGATCCAAATTTTGCGTCGCGCTCACTTTGAACTCCTATACTGAACCCTAAGTAAGACATGTACTGGTCGTGAAGTT encodes:
- a CDS encoding DUF4214 domain-containing protein, producing the protein MTIILENDIMLDQISSLNAAFSKREQDLVNDIASLSAERDRLLEQVGANDLRQQLASNDQAFADLTEELERVRSNANEVNAKFHSAQADVSLLIKELQLIKEKEQALIIENRKLERASCEQTQEVKNKLDAYLHDQLSREREINAVILKLHDQYMSYLGFSIGVQSERDAKFGSLIEALRNDIYYKEKKAVESFAERDVWQNKYNELKDIISLQVGQVAEMLNQCKALVEENKSVISDHKLIIETLNCYEDQGGAILEHNKDEDNSKICKNLDELIDLYDQNFISSAYYNLLLRAPDTAGFNYYLNRVRAGYDKRHIVFEMRTSVEGRKAGVELPGLITGRPLWRRIASHLRGFLHAVIGVSAIERQLRRVENQQGRFRNEIIQILTSKQYSKSERFNKEFYSNYKHKDLKYTNLETNKHIDGMEIIGINPHLQEKENEDLLFFELLTKKH